The Apibacter raozihei DNA segment CTCATTGGGCCTAATTCTTCCAACCCATTTTTCGCAATAGTTTTATTGTCTACTTTTTTCATTTCGGGTGTACAAAACTTGTAAACAACTAGTGGTGTTAAAAACAAACATAACAATCCGGGAACCGAAGCGAACACCATCCACTGTACCCATGATAAATTAAACTCAGGATTTATCTTGTTTAAAAGTTCTAATGCTAATGCATTGGGAGCCATTGCTGTTAGAAATATATAACTGGTAGTTTTAGTTACCATATATACATTTAATAATAAATACTTTCCGGCTTTATCTGGTGATTTTTCGGGATCAGAGCCTAAGGCAGCAGCTACTCCATTAAATATCGGCGTGATTACTCCGCCTGCTCTTGCTGTATTGGAAGGCATTGCAGGAGAAAGTAATAATTCTAAAAAGACATTTACATATCCTAATTTTAAGGTACTACTACCTATCATCCCTATTAAATTATAGGCTATTCTTTTACCTAATCCGGTTATTACAAACGATACACTTAATGAAAAAGCAGAAAATACCAACCAAGTTGTTGTAGAAGCATATCCTCCTAATACTTTTTTCATTTCAATAAGCGATTTTGCCCCTTCTGGTAAACTTTTATTATAAATACCTATAAAAATTGCAGAAACAGCTATGGCTGCTAATAAAATTACGGGCTCTTTATAAGGCTTCATTACTAATCCGACAATTGCCGCTAAGTAGACACCGAATAATTTCCAAGCTATAGGCTGCAATCCTTCGGGATGAGGAGTTATACAAGTGATAACAACTATTAGTATTAAAACTCCAAGTTTTATAATTTTTGATTTGTCCATTTGTTGTGTTATTTATTTTAAATAGTTATATTTTAATTTCCATTGAAACGGCTAGGGTATTGGAGTGTAAGTCCTGCCCTCTATCACCGGCTTTTTTATAGACTTTGTAATTGAAGTTGGGTGAAATTTTAACACCTTTTGCGATAATGTATTCAAGTCCAAATATAAACATGTCTGTATGTCCTGTAAATGCCTTGTTATCTGCATTAAAAAAATCATATCCTGAATAATATGATTCCGGAAGACTTGTACTGTATACATCTGCTCTTCCAAATATTTTTATTTGTTTCGTAATTTTTCCATTAAGAAATAGTGAGTATCCGTATTTATCAACTTCAGCAGCTCCGTCATTAAATACTTTACTTAATTCTGCACCGGCAGATATTTTGGAATTTCTGTATCCTATAAGTGCTGTTGCATACATTCTGTCTTTTCTATGAAGGTTTTCACCTGTTTTAATATCAAATAGAGGTCTTATGATCATATTTTTAAATGGTGTTATAGTAGCTGCTACCACATACTGATACATATTATCTTTAGATATTTTCCTAAAACCTTCTCCTTTTAGAATTGCTGCATCTACAGATAAATATGGAGCTATTTTATAAACTCCTGTAATACCTATATCTGCACCTCTGGCTAAACCGTTTGCTATTGGAAAGCTTTTATTAATATATCTGTTTTCCCAATATTGTAAAGGAATAACCACATGGGGAGTAGCAAACATTCCTGCAGTGACAGATACTTTTTCTGTTTCATATTTTATATACACGTTTTTAAGTGCGGGTGTTTTTAAACTTTGAACGTTTTCTTTTCCTATTTGTGCTAATGTTCCTTCCGGAGTAGCATCAATCATAATCCTGGTAGATAGATTTTCAGTTATCTGATAATCGTAACCTAAATAACTTCTTGCAATATCAAAACCTTGTCTTCTGTCACTTTTATTTTCTAAACTGTTTGCATACCCCATAAAAATTCTCCCGAAAACTCTTCCTTTGGGTTTGAATTCAGTAGATTCTTTTTTTGTTTCTGATACAGAATTGTTGTTGAGTGAAGAAGTATTTTGAGCCTGAAGTATTTTCATTTGCTCTTGTAATTCTTTTATTTGTTGCTGTTGTTGTTCCATTTGTTTTTGATAGTTTATATGAATACTATCATTTTTTTGTGCTTTTATAAGGCTGATTGTAAAAGCAAAAACTATTAAAAAGATTTTTTTTTCCATACAGTGATTGTTTTAGCTATTTTCATGTGAGTAGTTGTAATTTTTTAGTTTTTTAAGTCTGTATAATAATCTGACATTGTACTAAAATCCAGATACTTATATATTTTTTTCTCATTTTCTGAAAGTACTTTTATGTGGGTCGTATACTCATCTATTGAAGGAAGTCTTCCTAATAGCGAACTAACAGCAGCTAATTCGGCAGAGGCCAGATATACTCTGGCATTAGTTCCTAATCTATTCGGGAAATTTCGTGTAGAAGTGGATATTACATTAGTTCCTTCTTTTACTCTGGCCTGATTTCCCATACATAAAGAACATCCGGGTATTTCAATTCTAGTCCCTGCTGAACAAAATGTATTATAAAGTCCCTCTTCTTTTAATTCTTTTTGATCCATTCGCGTAGGAGGGCTAATCCATAATTTGCTTTTCAGCTCTTTTTTACTTTGTTTTATTATTTCTGAGGCTGCTCTAAAATGCCCTATATTAGTCATACATGAACCAATAAATACTTCATCAATAGTTCCTTCATTTATTTCTGATAATAATCTGGCATCATCCGGATCGTTAGGAACACAAAGTATCGGCTCTTTTATTTCATTCATATCAATGGTAAGAATCGCTGCATATTCCGCATCTTTATCTGCTTTTAGTAATTTAGGTTTTGATAACCATTCTTCCATTTGCTGAATTCTCTTTTCTATAGTTTTAGAGCATTCATATCCTTCTGTAATCATCCATTTTAAGAGAGCTATATTAGATTCTATGTATTCTTTAACTTTATTTTCTCCTAATTCAATAGTACATGCTGCTGCTGAACGTTCTGCTGAAGCATCAGCCAATTCAAAAGCTTGTTCCATTGTTAAGTCAGAAAGTCCTTCTATTTCTAATATACGTCCAGAAAAAACATTCTTTTTCCCTTTTTTGTCTATAGTTAATAAACCTTCTTTAGTTGCATAGTAAGGTATTGCGTGTACTAAATCCCGTAAAGTAATTCCTTCTTGTCTTGTTCCTGTAAATCTGACCAATACAGATTCTGGCATATCTAAGGGTATTACTCCAGTTGCTGCTGCAAAAGCAACTAATCCTGATCCTCCGGGAAAAGATATTCCCATCGGAAATCTAGTATGTGAATCTCCACCCGTGCCTACAGTATCCGGAATAATCATTCTGTTTAGCCAGGAATGGATAATTCCATCTCCAGGTCTAAGCACTATTCCTTCTCTTTCTATAAAAAACTGGGGGAGTGTTTGTTGTAATTTTATATCTGCTAACTTAGGATAGGCTGCAGTGTGACAGAAAGATTGCATAACAAGATCTGCAGAAAATTTAAGGCAAGCCAGATCCTTTAATTCATCTCTGGTCATGGAACCTGTTGTATCCTGTGAACCTACGGAACTTATTTTAGGCTCGCAATATTCTCCTGGTCTAATTCCTGTTACTCCGCATGCTTTACCTACAATTTTTTGAGCTAAAGAATATCCTCTGTTTGAAGCTGGTATTTGTATATTTTTTCTAAATACATCATTTGCCGGAAGATTTAAAAATTCTCTAGCCTTAGCTGTAAGTTTTCTACCTATAATGAGAGATATTCTTCCTCCCGCTCTTACTTCATCAAATAATACCGGATTTTTTATTTCAAATTTTGTAATTAATTCATTTGTACTATGTTTTCTAATTTCTCCTGCATATGGATAAATATCTATTACATCTCCTGTATTAAGCTGAGAAACATCTACATCTTCAATAGGTAATGCTCCGGAATCTTCCATTGTATTAAAAAATATAGGTGCTATTTTTCCGGCTAACACTACTCCTCGTCTTCTTTTATTGGGTACAAAAGGGATATCTTCTCCTATATGCCATAAAACAGAATTGGTTGCTGATTTTCTTGAAGACCCTGTCCCCACTACATCTCCTACGAATACTAAAGGATATTCTTCTTCTTTAAGTTTATTTAGTAAAGAAACAGGCCCTATTTCACCTTCTTTATCCGGAACGTTGTCTGTACGAGACATTTTTAACATTGAAAGTGCATGAAGAGGAATATCTGATCTACACCAGGCTTCTTGCGCAGGAGACAAATCATCTGTATTGATTTCTCCTGAAACTTTAAATACTTTCATTGTCAACTTTTCAGAAACTTCTTTGTTGTGAGTAAACCATTCAGCATCTGCCCATTTTTGAATTACTTTCTGAGCGTAAAGATTTCCTTGTTGAGCTTTTTCTTTTATAGCTTCAAATCCGTCAAAAATCAAAAGAGTATGTGAAAGCTGTTTCACCGCCAATTCTGCCAATTCTTCTATATCTAAAGCTTCAATCAGTGGTTGTATATTATACCCCCCCTGCATACTGCCTAAAATTTCAACCGCTTTGAGTCGGGAAATTACAGGACTAGTAATTTGTCCTTTACTAATTTTATCCAAAAATTCTGCTTTAATTTTAGCGGCTTCATCAACTCCTGGCGGTACCCTATTAATTAAGAGATTTAAAAATTCTTCTTCTTGTTCTTTAGAAGGATTTTTTAGCAAATTAACCAACTCATTTGTATAAGATACATTTAATGGTAATGGAGGTATTCCTCTTGCCTCTCTTTCTGCTAAATGAGCATAATATTTTTCGTTCATACTTTCGATATATTTCAATACTCGACAAAATTATTACTTTTAAACCATTAAGTAAATAATATGAACAATGATTCATATCATATCAAAATTAACAAAAAAAAAGAGATAAACTAAAGATTTCTTTATACTTAATATAAATTATTAATTTATACAATTCCTATGAATTATTTAATTAAAAAATTCTACAATTAATAAAACAAGTATATTTAACACTAACTAAACACTTTATAATAAGAAAGTTACTTACAATCTTCTGGTTTAGTTATAATTTTTAAGAAGGTTACTATTCATTCTTTCGATATATTTCAATGCTCAACAAAAGTATTACGTTTTAATCAATTTAGATACATCATAAGAAATGATACATATCATATCATTGTAAATAAAAAAATGGGATAAATAAAATATTTTCTTCTAAGAAAATTGAAGTTTTGATTTAAGCTGTTAAATAAATAATTTTCAATACTTAATACGAATTTGGATTAGGTATATTATAGTTTTCTCAAAGACTTTTGAATTGATGTATAAATAGCCATGATACGGATTTGTTAAATTATAAAATATTGATTCGTTAAACCGACAACTATTTTAATATATAATATTTTATTACGATTAATTGTAAACTACACAATTCATTATATAAAAATTCACATCTATGTAACTTACCTCTATAGTCCTGATATTTTATATAAATTATATGAATGAATATTTTTTAAAGCATTATCGTATGTGTCTAAACTTTGATTTATCTGATGTATACATAGACCGGAAAAGAGTTAGTGTGCTATTTTATATATGTATCCAACAAATTATTTATCCCTATTTTTATTTACGTTTTTAAATAATGATTTACATAATGTATAAATTAGTTAAAAATTTGTATTAATTTTGAATTATGGATTGGTTTGCAGAATGGTTTAATACTCCCTATTATCATATTTTATATAAAAACCGCGATGACAGGGAGGCTCAGGAATTTATTTCCTATCTACTAAAATATTTATCTATTTCTACAGATAAAAAGATATTAGATCTGGCTTGTGGAAAAGGAAGGCATAGTATTTTCCTTAACAAGCTGGGATATGATGTTACTGGAGTTGATTTAGCTTCTCAAAGCATAAAAGAGGCTAAACTATTTGAAAACGATCGTTTAAAATTTCATGTGGGAGATATGAGAAATCCTAATTTTCCCAATTCCTTTTCAGTTGTATTCAATTTATTTACCAGCTTTGGATATTTCAGTGATGAAGAAGACAATTACAGAGTTTATAAATCTGTATATGAACAAATAAGAGAAAATGGAATCTTTGTCATGGATTTTATGAACGCTTCTCTTGTGGAGAATGATTTAATTCCGAAGGAAGATAAAATAGTGGATGGTATTACATTTCACCTTGAAAGAAAAGTTGAAAATGATTTTGTTATAAAAGATATTACCTTTTCTGACCAAGGTAAGGATTATCATTATCAGGAACGTGTGAAAGGTTTTAAATTAAATTATTTTAAAAAACTGGGTGAAAAAGTAGGTTTTACACTTACGGATGTATTTGGAGATTACCAACTCAATGAATTTAATGAATCTAAATCGCCAAGACTAATTTTAATTTTTAAGAAATAGATGGATTATGCTATCTTAATTTTAGCGGTAGTACTAGGTGCTGCCATTGCTTACTATTTTCAAAATAATGCAAAGTTCAGTAAAAATTTACTTATGTTTAGTGCCGGTTTGTTACTGGCAATTACAGTTTTGGACATGTTTCCTTCTTTATACTATAACGGAGGAGCACATGCCGGTCTTTGGATCATAGTAGGGGTTGGATTACAACTTATTCTTGAAGGTCTGTCTAAAGGAATTGAACATGGACATCTTCATCATCATAAAAGCAGTCATAACGGAAACAACATTATTCCACTTAGTGTTATGCTTGGTCTTTTTATTCATTCTTTTTTAGAAGGTACTCCTATTATTGATGCACAATCCGGAATACATTTACACGGAGGACATTCGCATCATCATTCTCACTCTAATATTTTATGGGCATTAAGCATTCACAAAGTATCTGAATCAATTGTACTGGCTACTTTTCTTTTTTCTCTCAACATTAAAAGAATTTATCAGTTTCTTATACTTGTGTTTTTTGCCATTTCTGCTCCCATTGGTGCTTTCGTCGGTTCTTTTTTAAATCCTTCCTGGTATCCAAATGTTTTAGGAATTGTTGCAGGGATTTTCCTTCATATTTCTTCAGTTATTATTTTTGAAAGCAATGAAAAACATAATCTAAACTGGCAAAAACTTGTTTTGGTTTTCAGCGGTATGATTTTAGGTATAATTATTTCTCTTATATAAATAAAAAAAACTTCCCTAAAATTTTAGGGAAGTTTTTATAATATTATATAGAAATATTTAAATATCTTGAATAACCCGATATTATTTAATTTACCGGAATGTCTTTATTTACGTTTTTACTACCTATTAATGCATAATAAAGTATAAAAGCAAATTCTAATATAATTAACCAGTAGCTAGACAAGAAGCCTGAATTATCAACTATATATCCTTGAATAAGTGGCAAAATACCTCCACCGCACACCATCATCATAAAAATACCTGATGCTGCAGAAGTATATTTACCTAATCCTTCAACTGCCAGGTTGAAAATTCCTCCCCACATAACTGAAGTACATAAACCACATAATACAAAGAACATGATAGTTATCGGTAATTGTGCTAACCCAAATGATATATCTGATTTAAACACAGGCATACTTACTGTTATTGAACTGGGGCTGACTATAGCTAAAAGTATAAATACAAGCCCTAATAAAGCTGTA contains these protein-coding regions:
- a CDS encoding anion permease; the encoded protein is MDKSKIIKLGVLILIVVITCITPHPEGLQPIAWKLFGVYLAAIVGLVMKPYKEPVILLAAIAVSAIFIGIYNKSLPEGAKSLIEMKKVLGGYASTTTWLVFSAFSLSVSFVITGLGKRIAYNLIGMIGSSTLKLGYVNVFLELLLSPAMPSNTARAGGVITPIFNGVAAALGSDPEKSPDKAGKYLLLNVYMVTKTTSYIFLTAMAPNALALELLNKINPEFNLSWVQWMVFASVPGLLCLFLTPLVVYKFCTPEMKKVDNKTIAKNGLEELGPMSTKEMILCGVFVIALLGWIFGKMTGVNSASVALAAMAILLITNVISWDDILKSKGGWSTLVWYGGIIGLSGVLTQVDFFKWLGETLAEKLEFIAPFMQGGEGMVGIVIVLAISVVIRYIFASGAAYVAAMVSVFGLLGVALKLPYDILAIGILFSNAYGGCTTHYGGAAAPIVMACGYNDTKSWWKVGSVVGYGSLIIHCTIGILWWMFLVNSGILK
- a CDS encoding bifunctional aconitate hydratase 2/2-methylisocitrate dehydratase, producing the protein MNEKYYAHLAEREARGIPPLPLNVSYTNELVNLLKNPSKEQEEEFLNLLINRVPPGVDEAAKIKAEFLDKISKGQITSPVISRLKAVEILGSMQGGYNIQPLIEALDIEELAELAVKQLSHTLLIFDGFEAIKEKAQQGNLYAQKVIQKWADAEWFTHNKEVSEKLTMKVFKVSGEINTDDLSPAQEAWCRSDIPLHALSMLKMSRTDNVPDKEGEIGPVSLLNKLKEEEYPLVFVGDVVGTGSSRKSATNSVLWHIGEDIPFVPNKRRRGVVLAGKIAPIFFNTMEDSGALPIEDVDVSQLNTGDVIDIYPYAGEIRKHSTNELITKFEIKNPVLFDEVRAGGRISLIIGRKLTAKAREFLNLPANDVFRKNIQIPASNRGYSLAQKIVGKACGVTGIRPGEYCEPKISSVGSQDTTGSMTRDELKDLACLKFSADLVMQSFCHTAAYPKLADIKLQQTLPQFFIEREGIVLRPGDGIIHSWLNRMIIPDTVGTGGDSHTRFPMGISFPGGSGLVAFAAATGVIPLDMPESVLVRFTGTRQEGITLRDLVHAIPYYATKEGLLTIDKKGKKNVFSGRILEIEGLSDLTMEQAFELADASAERSAAACTIELGENKVKEYIESNIALLKWMITEGYECSKTIEKRIQQMEEWLSKPKLLKADKDAEYAAILTIDMNEIKEPILCVPNDPDDARLLSEINEGTIDEVFIGSCMTNIGHFRAASEIIKQSKKELKSKLWISPPTRMDQKELKEEGLYNTFCSAGTRIEIPGCSLCMGNQARVKEGTNVISTSTRNFPNRLGTNARVYLASAELAAVSSLLGRLPSIDEYTTHIKVLSENEKKIYKYLDFSTMSDYYTDLKN
- a CDS encoding class I SAM-dependent methyltransferase, coding for MDWFAEWFNTPYYHILYKNRDDREAQEFISYLLKYLSISTDKKILDLACGKGRHSIFLNKLGYDVTGVDLASQSIKEAKLFENDRLKFHVGDMRNPNFPNSFSVVFNLFTSFGYFSDEEDNYRVYKSVYEQIRENGIFVMDFMNASLVENDLIPKEDKIVDGITFHLERKVENDFVIKDITFSDQGKDYHYQERVKGFKLNYFKKLGEKVGFTLTDVFGDYQLNEFNESKSPRLILIFKK
- a CDS encoding ZIP family metal transporter, producing the protein MDYAILILAVVLGAAIAYYFQNNAKFSKNLLMFSAGLLLAITVLDMFPSLYYNGGAHAGLWIIVGVGLQLILEGLSKGIEHGHLHHHKSSHNGNNIIPLSVMLGLFIHSFLEGTPIIDAQSGIHLHGGHSHHHSHSNILWALSIHKVSESIVLATFLFSLNIKRIYQFLILVFFAISAPIGAFVGSFLNPSWYPNVLGIVAGIFLHISSVIIFESNEKHNLNWQKLVLVFSGMILGIIISLI